One region of Daphnia pulicaria isolate SC F1-1A chromosome 7, SC_F0-13Bv2, whole genome shotgun sequence genomic DNA includes:
- the LOC124349570 gene encoding solute carrier family 22 member 4-like isoform X1, with translation MESDKRDVRSQSDEAFDADVILEHLGNTGWFMFKYFICLAYAVLFPMATILAFNFTGATPAHRCFVDGCDDDVSPQYMADWMDQILIQDLQFDPKHWQCEFPNLAILPECALNITVNDACSRWIFDKSIFSSTIVTDFLLVCKNSWKPTFVSSLTMAGIMAGAFFLGPLPDIIGRRKSVLILSVWMSVSGIALSFSTSYEEFAVLRFLNGMSCIALMQSLAIWGVEAMAPNVRVRFIFIIFCFQSLGNLLTGLLAYYVRDWATLQLYLFVPMVVTISYFFILPESTRWLTVNKRYEEAKEIYKLAAELNGKQIPPHLLLIPVACSPAIEQIPLAQTGTCSSSGNREDASAWMSIWHVFKTPCLLKRLLILFCAWASALLCYYGLSYTASNLSKDIHLNFILVILVEIPAYLIGMVAVDTLGRRLIINITLILGGIFCLLAGLVPQDCYELIVTFSLIGKFFISMQIVTVNMLTAEVFPTASRGLTIGLCSTVGKVGGILAPVMSAMGAKNRSLPYIVFGCTNLVVGALSLMLPETKGLSIPATIQDAKDLESKTLDLSGCRRKSPPKCRLAFNTTYKSI, from the exons ATGGAGTCAGACAAAAGGGACGTTCGTTCCCAAAGTGATGAGGCCTTTGACGCCGATGTTATTCTCGAACACCTGGGCAATACCGGCTGGTTtatgtttaaatattttatttgtttggcctATGCGGTTTTGTTCCCCATGGCCACCATTCTCGCCTTTAATTTTACGGGAGCCACGCCGGCTCACAG ATGCTTTGTAGACGGATGTGACGACGATGTTAGTCCGCAGTACATGGCCGATTGGATGGATCAGATTCTCATCCAAGATCTGCAATTCGACCCGAAACATTGGCAATGTGAATTTCCAAATCTCGCCATATTACCTGAATGTGCTCTCAATATTACTGTTAACGATGCCTGCAGCCGTTGGATTTTCGACAAGTCTATTTTCTCTAGCACAATCGTAACCGAT TTTCTTTTAGTTTGCAAAAATTCATGGAAACCCACGTTCGTCTCATCTCTCACCATGGCGGGCATAATGGCCGGCGCCTTTTTCCTGGGTCCATTACCTGACAT AATTGGACGCCGTAAATCTGTATTGATATTGAGCGTCTGGATGAGTGTCTCTGGCATCGCGTTATCGTTTTCCACAAGTTATGAAGAGTTTGCTGTACTGCGCTTTCTCAACGGCATGAGCTGTATTGCTCTGATGCAATCTCTCGCCATCTGGG GTGTTGAAGCCATGGCGCCAAATGTCCGAGTCAGGttcatcttcatcattttctgTTTCCAGTCGTTGGGTAATTTGCTGACAGGATTGCTGGCCTACTATGTTCGTGATTGGGCCACGTTACAACTCTACCTCTTCGTACCAATGGTCGTGACAATCAGTTACTTCTT TATTCTTCCGGAATCGACTCGGTGGTTGACTGTCAACAAAAGATACGAAGAAGCCAAAGAGATTTACAAGCTGGCAGCTGAGCTTAATGGCAAACAGATACCCCCTCATCTCCTGTTGATTCCGGTGGCCTGTTCGCCTGCGATAGAGCAAATTCCATTAGCCCAAACCGGCACCTGCTCCTCTTCTGGCAATCGAGAAGATGCCAGCGCTTGGATGTCGATATGGCATGTTTTCAAGACACCCTGTTTGCTGAAACGCTTATTGATCCTCTTCTGTGCCTG GGCATCTGCTTTGCTATGCTATTACGGGCTGTCCTACACTGCTTCAAACTTATCTAAAGACATTCATCTTAACTTTATATTGGTGAT ATTAGTAGAAATTCCTGCGTATTTAATTGGCATGGTGGCTGTTGATACACTAGGAAGGCGATTAATCATAAACATCACTTTAATCCTAGGAGGGATATTTTGTCTTTTGGCAGGTCTAGTGCCTCAGG attgttatgaattgattgtgaCCTTCTCGCTGATCGGCAAGTTCTTCATTTCCATGCAGATCGTGACCGTCAATATGCTTACAGCTGAAGTGTTCCCAACCGCATCACGAGGTCTCACAATTGGATTGTGCTCCACTGTGGGCAAAGTGGGAGGCATTCTCGCCCCAGTCATGTCCGCAATG GGTGCCAAGAACCGTAGCCTCCCGTACATTGTTTTCGGATGCACTAACCTAGTTGTCGGGGCTCTGAGTTTAATGTTGCCCGAGACGAAAGGACTTTCAATACCCGCCACCATTCAGGACGCCAAAGATCTGGAATC AAAAACACTGGACTTGAGTGGATGCCGTCGTAAAAGCCCACCAAAATGTAGACTCGCATTTAATACCACTTACAAGTCTATTTGA
- the LOC124349570 gene encoding solute carrier family 22 member 4-like isoform X2, with product MADWMDQILIQDLQFDPKHWQCEFPNLAILPECALNITVNDACSRWIFDKSIFSSTIVTDFLLVCKNSWKPTFVSSLTMAGIMAGAFFLGPLPDIIGRRKSVLILSVWMSVSGIALSFSTSYEEFAVLRFLNGMSCIALMQSLAIWGVEAMAPNVRVRFIFIIFCFQSLGNLLTGLLAYYVRDWATLQLYLFVPMVVTISYFFILPESTRWLTVNKRYEEAKEIYKLAAELNGKQIPPHLLLIPVACSPAIEQIPLAQTGTCSSSGNREDASAWMSIWHVFKTPCLLKRLLILFCAWASALLCYYGLSYTASNLSKDIHLNFILVILVEIPAYLIGMVAVDTLGRRLIINITLILGGIFCLLAGLVPQDCYELIVTFSLIGKFFISMQIVTVNMLTAEVFPTASRGLTIGLCSTVGKVGGILAPVMSAMGAKNRSLPYIVFGCTNLVVGALSLMLPETKGLSIPATIQDAKDLESKTLDLSGCRRKSPPKCRLAFNTTYKSI from the exons ATGGCCGATTGGATGGATCAGATTCTCATCCAAGATCTGCAATTCGACCCGAAACATTGGCAATGTGAATTTCCAAATCTCGCCATATTACCTGAATGTGCTCTCAATATTACTGTTAACGATGCCTGCAGCCGTTGGATTTTCGACAAGTCTATTTTCTCTAGCACAATCGTAACCGAT TTTCTTTTAGTTTGCAAAAATTCATGGAAACCCACGTTCGTCTCATCTCTCACCATGGCGGGCATAATGGCCGGCGCCTTTTTCCTGGGTCCATTACCTGACAT AATTGGACGCCGTAAATCTGTATTGATATTGAGCGTCTGGATGAGTGTCTCTGGCATCGCGTTATCGTTTTCCACAAGTTATGAAGAGTTTGCTGTACTGCGCTTTCTCAACGGCATGAGCTGTATTGCTCTGATGCAATCTCTCGCCATCTGGG GTGTTGAAGCCATGGCGCCAAATGTCCGAGTCAGGttcatcttcatcattttctgTTTCCAGTCGTTGGGTAATTTGCTGACAGGATTGCTGGCCTACTATGTTCGTGATTGGGCCACGTTACAACTCTACCTCTTCGTACCAATGGTCGTGACAATCAGTTACTTCTT TATTCTTCCGGAATCGACTCGGTGGTTGACTGTCAACAAAAGATACGAAGAAGCCAAAGAGATTTACAAGCTGGCAGCTGAGCTTAATGGCAAACAGATACCCCCTCATCTCCTGTTGATTCCGGTGGCCTGTTCGCCTGCGATAGAGCAAATTCCATTAGCCCAAACCGGCACCTGCTCCTCTTCTGGCAATCGAGAAGATGCCAGCGCTTGGATGTCGATATGGCATGTTTTCAAGACACCCTGTTTGCTGAAACGCTTATTGATCCTCTTCTGTGCCTG GGCATCTGCTTTGCTATGCTATTACGGGCTGTCCTACACTGCTTCAAACTTATCTAAAGACATTCATCTTAACTTTATATTGGTGAT ATTAGTAGAAATTCCTGCGTATTTAATTGGCATGGTGGCTGTTGATACACTAGGAAGGCGATTAATCATAAACATCACTTTAATCCTAGGAGGGATATTTTGTCTTTTGGCAGGTCTAGTGCCTCAGG attgttatgaattgattgtgaCCTTCTCGCTGATCGGCAAGTTCTTCATTTCCATGCAGATCGTGACCGTCAATATGCTTACAGCTGAAGTGTTCCCAACCGCATCACGAGGTCTCACAATTGGATTGTGCTCCACTGTGGGCAAAGTGGGAGGCATTCTCGCCCCAGTCATGTCCGCAATG GGTGCCAAGAACCGTAGCCTCCCGTACATTGTTTTCGGATGCACTAACCTAGTTGTCGGGGCTCTGAGTTTAATGTTGCCCGAGACGAAAGGACTTTCAATACCCGCCACCATTCAGGACGCCAAAGATCTGGAATC AAAAACACTGGACTTGAGTGGATGCCGTCGTAAAAGCCCACCAAAATGTAGACTCGCATTTAATACCACTTACAAGTCTATTTGA
- the LOC124349557 gene encoding solute carrier family 22 member 4-like, with product MGAPKPIENEKPPNQEESTSSLGDDEAFNADIILEHLGKFGWFQLKYLLCIGYGLLFPTSCILIYVFVGATPYHRCFVDGCDNPVDPVYKADWLNESNALSSLLSSPRDLGWRCSYKDFEMMPNASKPECAYSNYTANVKCDQWVFDKSVFTSTIVTDYLLVCDESWKVTFGSFITMLGVLLGAFFLGPLPDLIGRRTSVVVLGTWIASFGIGSCFAPNFDAFAALRFLTGMGGVSVIQALIIWGLEAQRPSMRIKFICLIYCFQSIGNLISGCLAYFIRDWVTLQLCVFVPMGTMAVAYFILPESTRWLTVKKRYTEAKVIYENAAKLNKKEIPPHLLVIPSEISAKSVEAGEAEGAPAAAASHDSNPIGSALKVLKTRCLLVRLLILCGTWLAQFLCYYGLSYAASNLSADIHFNYILVILVEIPAYVTGMFAMDYFGRRPILNFTLIVGGSFCLVAGLISKEFNTVIIVFSLMGKFCTSMLTVANNAFTFELFPTVSRGITIALCSTSGKVGAIIAPYIAAMGIVNRSLPYVIFGAISLAIGVLTLWLPESKGRGTPATVQEAIDLENTRIDIISYFRRFKKSASTDATDNSATPPSVSS from the exons ATGGGTGCACCGAAACCGATTGAAAACGAGAAACCTCCAAACCAGGAAGAATCCACTTCTAGTCTCGGAGATGACGAAGCATTCAACGCAGACATCATCCTCGAACATTTGGGCAAATTCGGCTGGTTTCAATTGAAATACTTGCTCTGCATCGGATACGGCCTTCTCTTCCCGACGTCCTGCAT tttaatttACGTCTTCGTAGGAGCCACTCCATATCACAG GTGCTTTGTCGATGGATGTGATAATCCCGTTGACCCAGTCTACAAAGCTGATTGGCTAAACGAGTCGAATGCCCTCAGCAGTCTTCTCAGTTCTCCTCGGGATTTGGGATGGCGTTGCTCCtataaagattttgaaatgatgCCCAACGCTTCTAAACCAGAGTGCGCCTACAGCAACTACACTGCGAATGTCAAATGCGATCAGTGGGTTTTCGACAAATCCGTCTTCACCAGTACAATCGTTACTGAC TATCTCCTGGTATGTGACGAATCGTGGAAAGTTACGTTTGGCTCGTTTATTACCATGTTGGGTGTGTTACTGGGCGCTTTTTTTCTCGGTCCTCTACCCGATTT GATCGGACGACGCACGTCAGTTGTCGTCCTAGGAACATGGATTGCTTCATTTGGCATTGGTTCGTGCTTCGCTCCCAATTTTGACGCTTTTGCAGCGCTTCGATTTCTCACGGGTATGGGTGGTGTTTCCGTTATACAAGCGCTCATCATTTGGG GACTTGAAGCGCAGCGTCCGTCGATGcgaatcaaatttatttgcCTCATTTATTGTTTCCAATCTATTGGAAACCTCATCAGTGGATGTTTGGCATATTTCATCCGTGACTGGGTAACGCTGCAATTATGCGTATTTGTGCCGATGGGGACGATGGCTGTTGCCTACTT catTTTACCCGAATCGACTCGCTGGTTAACGGTTAAAAAGAGGTACACAGAAGCTAAAGTGATTTACGAAAATGCGGCAAAgttaaacaagaaagaaatccCTCCCCATTTGCTGGTCATTCCGTCTGAAATCTCGGCAAAGTCCGTTGAGGCCGGTGAAGCAGAAGGGGCCCCGGCCGCGGCTGCTTCTCACGATTCAAACCCCATCGGTTCGGCTTTAAAAGTTTTGAAGACGCGATGCCTACTAGTTCGTCTTTTGATCCTCTGCGGCACTTG GCTTGCccaatttttgtgttattaCGGTCTATCTTACGCGGCATCGAATTTGTCCGCCGATATTCACTTTAACTACATTTTAGTCAT aTTGGTGGAAATTCCCGCGTACGTAACTGGAATGTTCGCTATGGACTATTTCGGAAGAAGGCCTATCCTGAACTTTACTTTGATAGTGGGTGGATCATTCTGTCTTGTTGCCGGCCTAATTTCCAAAG AGTTCAATACCGTCATCATTGTATTCTCGCTCATGGGCAAATTTTGTACCTCCATGTTAACGGTGGCTAACAACGCCTTTACGTTTGAGCTGTTCCCTACTGTTTCGCGAGGAATCACTATCGCTTTGTGCTCGACGAGTGGAAAAGTGGGAGCGATTATCGCCCCTTATATTGCGGCCATG GGTATCGTCAATCGCAGTCTTCCTTATGTCATTTTTGGAGCCATCAGTTTGGCCATTGGAGTTTTGACACTGTGGCTACCGGAAAGTAAAGGTCGTGGTACTCCAGCAACCGTACAAGAGGCTATCGACTTGGAAAA CACAAGAATAGATATTATATCATATTTCCGCCGTTTCAAGAAATCAGCTTCGACGGACGCTACTGATAATTCTGCTACCCCGCCATCCGTCAGTTCATAG
- the LOC124349469 gene encoding H(+)/Cl(-) exchange transporter 7-like isoform X2 has protein sequence MDTETQTLLNDQHSKPNQGLSLTNAENGAVPLPENNRDPEMPGQQAVVFRRLPQGMLSTLSSEFESLDYELCENKIFKEEESKKSPGSITKQNATRWVVVFFIGVCTALIACTIDICVVEMTKIKYGFLKKYIEKCVKENCLYIPYLQWLGISCGFAFLASVLVTYGEPVAAGSGIPLVKCYLNGINVHRLHRLKTLFVKAAGVTCSVLGGLAVGKEGPMVHSGAAVAAGLSQGKSTSLGFDFGILKAFRCDQEKRDFVTGGAAAGVAAAFGAPIGGVLFSLEEGSSFWNQNITWRIFFCSMVSAFTLNVVLSTYHGQLGILAYDGLLNFGKFPDIPFALLELPIFIAMGIIGGLSGALFNQMNYHISVFRRRFILSRWAKVLEVIVVCSVTVSVGFIMIYYVDDCKPLGAKDAVEFPIQMFCEDGQFNAVAAMWLQTPEASVRALFHDQPGTHNPLSVGLFFITYFFLACWTYGLSISSGIFIPALLSGAAWGRLVGLGLYRITQGAAWADPGKYALIGAASQLGGIARVTLSLAVILIETTGNLSLGLGLMLTLLTAKFVGDFFNAGIYDMNVQLAGLPMLPWSAPPMCHGTQAQYIMSKPVVVLKEVERVSTVISVLEDTRHQGFPVIFEDRFSGSQAKQTSFGVLRGLILRSQLKILLKEKPFCSSPTGSTRPPISLETFRMYYPRYPASEDIHFTEEERASYLDLRPYMNPTPYTVPKHASLHRTFQLFRALGLRHLIVTDDNNEVAGMITRKTLARYRARICCGAIDFVELPLGGHGVPP, from the exons ATGGACACTGAAACTCAAACCTTATTAAATGACCAGCACTCGAAACCTAATCAAGGATTGTCCTTGACTAATGCTGAGAATGGC GCTGTTCCTCTACCAGAAAACAATCGTGATCCAGAAATGCCAGGACAGCAAGCTGTTGTTTTCAGAAGACTCCCCCAAGGAATGCTTTCCACACTCTCATCTGAATTTGAA AGTTTAGATTATGAATtgtgtgaaaataaaatattcaaagaagAGGAATCAAAGAAAAGCCCAGGTTCCATTACGAAGCAGAATGCAACCAGATgggttgttgtgttttttattGGAGTATGCACAGCTCTTATTGCATGCACAATTGACATATGTGTCGTTGAAATGACCAAAATTAAATATgggtttttaaagaaat ATAttgaaaaatgtgtcaaagaaaattgtttaTACATTCCATACCTACAATGGTTGGGTATTAGTTGTGGTTTTGCATTTCTTGCTTCAGTCTTGGTCACATATGGTGaacctgttgctgctggaagTGGCATTCCTTTAGTTAAATGTTACCTAAATGGTATTAATGTGCACCGTTTACACCGACTGAAAACTCTATTCGTCAAAGCAGCCGGTGTAACATGCTCAGTGTTGGGTGGCCTTGCTGTAGGAAAg GAAGGTCCTATGGTTCATTCAGGAGCAGCAGTCGCTGCCGGATTATCGCAAGGCAAAAGTACTTCTTTAGGCTTCGATTTTGGTATTTTAAAAGCGTTTCGCTGCGACCAAGAGAAGCGTGATTTCGTAACAGGAGGTGCTGCAGCTGGCGTTGCTGCCGCTTTCGGGGCTCCAATCG gTGGGGTGTTGTTCAGCTTGGAAGAAGGTTCAAGTTTTTGGAACCAAAATATTACATGGAGAATATTCTTTTGCTCAATGGTGTCGGCATTCACGTTGAATGTTGTCCTAAGCACTTATCATGGCCAATTAG GAATATTGGCATACGATGGGTTACTTAACTTCGGAAAATTTCCAGACATTCCATTTGCCTTGTTGGAGCTCCCTATTTTTATTGCTATGGGCATTATCGGAGGGCTTTCTGGAGCTCTATTTAATCAGATGAATTACCATATTAGTGTTTTTCGACGGcg ATTTATTTTGAGTCGCTGGGCCAAAGTTTTGGAAGTCATTGTTGTTTGTTCAGTTACAGTTAGCGTTGGATTTATTATGATTTATTATGTCGATGATTGCAAACCTCTTGGTGCAAAAGATGCGGTTGAATTCCCAATTCAG ATGTTTTGCGAAGACGGCCAGTTTAATGCAGTAGCTGCCATGTGGCTACAAACACCAGAAGCAAGTGTACGAGCACTGTTTCATGACCAGCCAG GCACTCATAATCCACTGTCAGTAGGATTATTTTTTATcacctatttttttcttgcgtGTTGGACCTATGGTCTAAGCATTTCAAGCGGAATCTTTATTCCGGCTCTTCTCTCTGGTGCAGCATGGGGCCGGTTGGTCGGTCTCGGTCTCTATCGAATCACTCAAGGAGCC GCGTGGGCTGATCCTGGCAAGTATGCTTTGATCGGCGCAGCTTCTCAGTTGGGCGGAATAGCTCGAGTAACACTTTCGTTGGCAGTGATCCTTATCGAAACCACAGGGAATCTTTCGCTAGGATTAGGTCTTATGCTGACTTTGCTCACTGCTAAATTCGTAGGAGATTTTTTCAATGCG gGGATTTACGATATGAATGTTCAGCTAGCTGGTTTGCCTATGTTGCCGTGGTCGGCGCCCCCAATGTGCCACGGAACACAAGCCCAGTACATAATGAGCAAGCCTGTCGTGGTTCTCAAAGAAGTCGAGCGTGTGTCTACTGTCATCAGCGTTCTTGAAGACACTCGCCATCAAGGCTTTCCCGTGATATTCGAAGATCGCTTTTCTGGTTCGCAAGCCAAACAGACCAGCTTCGGAGTTTTGCGCGGACTGATCCTACGCAGTCAACTGAAAATCCTTCTTAAGGAAAAACCATTCTGCTCTTCGCCAACAGGCAGTACTCGCCCACCTATTTCTCTAGAGACATTCCGCATGTATTATCCCCGCTACCCTGCATCTGAG GACATACATTTCACTGAGGAGGAACGAGCTTCGTATTTAGATTTACGTCCTTATATGAATCCAACGCCGTACACAGTTCCCAAG CACGCATCATTGCACCGTACATTCCAGCTCTTTCGAGCCCTTGGCCTTCGGCATTTGATCGTCACAGATGATAACAACGAG GTTGCTGGAATGATAACGCGCAAAACTTTGGCCCGTTACCGGGCACGAATCTGCTGTGGAGCTATTGACTTTGTCGAGCTTCCGCTAGGCGGCCATGGTGTTCCACCGTGA
- the LOC124349469 gene encoding H(+)/Cl(-) exchange transporter 7-like isoform X1, with product MDTETQTLLNDQHSKPNQGLSLTNAENGVSFDPSQFQPRVRDRHISYGSINGAVPLPENNRDPEMPGQQAVVFRRLPQGMLSTLSSEFESLDYELCENKIFKEEESKKSPGSITKQNATRWVVVFFIGVCTALIACTIDICVVEMTKIKYGFLKKYIEKCVKENCLYIPYLQWLGISCGFAFLASVLVTYGEPVAAGSGIPLVKCYLNGINVHRLHRLKTLFVKAAGVTCSVLGGLAVGKEGPMVHSGAAVAAGLSQGKSTSLGFDFGILKAFRCDQEKRDFVTGGAAAGVAAAFGAPIGGVLFSLEEGSSFWNQNITWRIFFCSMVSAFTLNVVLSTYHGQLGILAYDGLLNFGKFPDIPFALLELPIFIAMGIIGGLSGALFNQMNYHISVFRRRFILSRWAKVLEVIVVCSVTVSVGFIMIYYVDDCKPLGAKDAVEFPIQMFCEDGQFNAVAAMWLQTPEASVRALFHDQPGTHNPLSVGLFFITYFFLACWTYGLSISSGIFIPALLSGAAWGRLVGLGLYRITQGAAWADPGKYALIGAASQLGGIARVTLSLAVILIETTGNLSLGLGLMLTLLTAKFVGDFFNAGIYDMNVQLAGLPMLPWSAPPMCHGTQAQYIMSKPVVVLKEVERVSTVISVLEDTRHQGFPVIFEDRFSGSQAKQTSFGVLRGLILRSQLKILLKEKPFCSSPTGSTRPPISLETFRMYYPRYPASEDIHFTEEERASYLDLRPYMNPTPYTVPKHASLHRTFQLFRALGLRHLIVTDDNNEVAGMITRKTLARYRARICCGAIDFVELPLGGHGVPP from the exons ATGGACACTGAAACTCAAACCTTATTAAATGACCAGCACTCGAAACCTAATCAAGGATTGTCCTTGACTAATGCTGAGAATGGCGTAAGTTTTGATCCATCGCAGTTCCAGCCTAGAGTGAGAGATCGACATATTAGTTATGGAAGCATCAATGGA GCTGTTCCTCTACCAGAAAACAATCGTGATCCAGAAATGCCAGGACAGCAAGCTGTTGTTTTCAGAAGACTCCCCCAAGGAATGCTTTCCACACTCTCATCTGAATTTGAA AGTTTAGATTATGAATtgtgtgaaaataaaatattcaaagaagAGGAATCAAAGAAAAGCCCAGGTTCCATTACGAAGCAGAATGCAACCAGATgggttgttgtgttttttattGGAGTATGCACAGCTCTTATTGCATGCACAATTGACATATGTGTCGTTGAAATGACCAAAATTAAATATgggtttttaaagaaat ATAttgaaaaatgtgtcaaagaaaattgtttaTACATTCCATACCTACAATGGTTGGGTATTAGTTGTGGTTTTGCATTTCTTGCTTCAGTCTTGGTCACATATGGTGaacctgttgctgctggaagTGGCATTCCTTTAGTTAAATGTTACCTAAATGGTATTAATGTGCACCGTTTACACCGACTGAAAACTCTATTCGTCAAAGCAGCCGGTGTAACATGCTCAGTGTTGGGTGGCCTTGCTGTAGGAAAg GAAGGTCCTATGGTTCATTCAGGAGCAGCAGTCGCTGCCGGATTATCGCAAGGCAAAAGTACTTCTTTAGGCTTCGATTTTGGTATTTTAAAAGCGTTTCGCTGCGACCAAGAGAAGCGTGATTTCGTAACAGGAGGTGCTGCAGCTGGCGTTGCTGCCGCTTTCGGGGCTCCAATCG gTGGGGTGTTGTTCAGCTTGGAAGAAGGTTCAAGTTTTTGGAACCAAAATATTACATGGAGAATATTCTTTTGCTCAATGGTGTCGGCATTCACGTTGAATGTTGTCCTAAGCACTTATCATGGCCAATTAG GAATATTGGCATACGATGGGTTACTTAACTTCGGAAAATTTCCAGACATTCCATTTGCCTTGTTGGAGCTCCCTATTTTTATTGCTATGGGCATTATCGGAGGGCTTTCTGGAGCTCTATTTAATCAGATGAATTACCATATTAGTGTTTTTCGACGGcg ATTTATTTTGAGTCGCTGGGCCAAAGTTTTGGAAGTCATTGTTGTTTGTTCAGTTACAGTTAGCGTTGGATTTATTATGATTTATTATGTCGATGATTGCAAACCTCTTGGTGCAAAAGATGCGGTTGAATTCCCAATTCAG ATGTTTTGCGAAGACGGCCAGTTTAATGCAGTAGCTGCCATGTGGCTACAAACACCAGAAGCAAGTGTACGAGCACTGTTTCATGACCAGCCAG GCACTCATAATCCACTGTCAGTAGGATTATTTTTTATcacctatttttttcttgcgtGTTGGACCTATGGTCTAAGCATTTCAAGCGGAATCTTTATTCCGGCTCTTCTCTCTGGTGCAGCATGGGGCCGGTTGGTCGGTCTCGGTCTCTATCGAATCACTCAAGGAGCC GCGTGGGCTGATCCTGGCAAGTATGCTTTGATCGGCGCAGCTTCTCAGTTGGGCGGAATAGCTCGAGTAACACTTTCGTTGGCAGTGATCCTTATCGAAACCACAGGGAATCTTTCGCTAGGATTAGGTCTTATGCTGACTTTGCTCACTGCTAAATTCGTAGGAGATTTTTTCAATGCG gGGATTTACGATATGAATGTTCAGCTAGCTGGTTTGCCTATGTTGCCGTGGTCGGCGCCCCCAATGTGCCACGGAACACAAGCCCAGTACATAATGAGCAAGCCTGTCGTGGTTCTCAAAGAAGTCGAGCGTGTGTCTACTGTCATCAGCGTTCTTGAAGACACTCGCCATCAAGGCTTTCCCGTGATATTCGAAGATCGCTTTTCTGGTTCGCAAGCCAAACAGACCAGCTTCGGAGTTTTGCGCGGACTGATCCTACGCAGTCAACTGAAAATCCTTCTTAAGGAAAAACCATTCTGCTCTTCGCCAACAGGCAGTACTCGCCCACCTATTTCTCTAGAGACATTCCGCATGTATTATCCCCGCTACCCTGCATCTGAG GACATACATTTCACTGAGGAGGAACGAGCTTCGTATTTAGATTTACGTCCTTATATGAATCCAACGCCGTACACAGTTCCCAAG CACGCATCATTGCACCGTACATTCCAGCTCTTTCGAGCCCTTGGCCTTCGGCATTTGATCGTCACAGATGATAACAACGAG GTTGCTGGAATGATAACGCGCAAAACTTTGGCCCGTTACCGGGCACGAATCTGCTGTGGAGCTATTGACTTTGTCGAGCTTCCGCTAGGCGGCCATGGTGTTCCACCGTGA